The genomic stretch GTCAGGCTGCGCCCGTCGAGAGAGAGATGCAGCAGGCGGGCATGGGTCAGGCCATGGGTCGGCTGATAGCCGTTATGCGACAGCTCTAGCCTTGCGCCGCTGTCATCGCTGCGGGTCTCGGCGCGCACAAGGCTGGGGACGCCGGTCAGCCAATCGTCGGATGCGTCGCCCAGATCTGACGACGACAGCCCGTCAAGACCCAGCGTCGCATGGCTGGGCGTTGCGCGGCTGGCGCGGCGCCAATCATCGCCGAAGCGCGCGCCCGATCCGCAATTCACGATCAAGGGGCGGCGACCCGAGGTCAGCTCGAACCCCAAGGTGCTGGCATGGGCGTCGCGCGATGCGGCCCCTGTGGGCGGTGCTGCCGCATCAATGATCAGCGTGCTGCGCCCGCCGGTCAGCCGGGCGAATCCCATGGCTGTCTGGCCCGTGGCCGGGGTCTTGACCCCGGACCCCGCCAAGGCCGCGTCAAGCTGGCCTGCCGCGCCACGACCACCGCCATGAAACCGCGCCAGCCCGCCATCGGCATGCCGCAAGCCGCGCAGCACCGGCACGATCCGGGCGATGGCATCCGTGATCTCGGTGGGGACGGACCGGTTGCAGACGCTCAGGATATCCCGGCTATCCACCAGATCCGACAGCACCGCCGCCAGCTGTGCGGGATTGCGCGATGCGATCCCGCCTTGGGCATCGACCTGCGTGCTGCAGGCCGCTGCCAGCGCGCCGGTGATCTGATCCACCGGTCCTGCCATGCCCTTCAGCATCAGCCCCAGATGGATCATGCGCGCCAATATGCCGATGTCATCCCCGGCGCGCTGCCAGCGCCGGGTCAGGAACAGCGCTTGGCGCGCAAGGCTTTGCATGAAAGCGGCTTTTGCGGCCGGGTCTTGTTTGCGCAGCAGAAAATCGCTGTGGCGGGTCCAATGGTCCAAGCGCCGCGCGGTGATCCCCACCTGCCAGCCCGGCCCGTTGCCCGCGCCGAACCGGCTGATCCAGTCCTGCACCCAATCTTGCGCCTTGGCCCGCGCGGGCGCATCGCCGAGCGCGGCCAGATCGGCCAGCCAGTCGCAGCGGTGCACCTCGGCCATGACATCGGCGCGTTGCGGAGCAAGGTCCCAGATCGCAAGCTCTGGCGCGCTGACCCGCACCCCCAGCACCAGAAACTTGCCTGCCACCAGATGCTGGCCGCTGATGGGCGATCCGATCTGGCGCGGTTCGGGGGGCTGCGTGAACTGCGTGGTCACGCTGGCGCGTCCGGCCCGTCTTGCATGGTGCCGGTCACCATATGCCGCGATGCGGCCCCGCCATGTAGGATGCTTTGCCATCAACTGCGGTCCAATGTTGCAGGCTGGTCAGCCCGGGTCATGCGGACCATAGGAAAGGCTGCGGGTCAAGTCACGCGGGCTTTGTCAGCACGGCGATATAGAACCCATCCATGCCGCCCTGATCGGGCCAATAATCCGGACGCAGGCGCAGCCCGGCTTCTTCGGTGATCCAAGCGGGGTCCAGACCGGCCATCGCGGGCGGCAGGACGCGCAGGCCGGGGTGGCGGGCCAGCGCCTCTTCGATCTGCACCTCGCCTTCGTCGGGCAACAGCGAACAGGTGCAATAGACCAGCCGTCCGCCGGGGCGCAGCAAGGTCAATGCATGGTCGATCAGCGCCTCTTGCTGGGCGATCAGCGCGCCGAATTCCGACCCGTCCTTGGCATAGGGCAGATCGGGATGCCGCCGGATCGTGCCGGTCGCCGAACAGGGCGCATCCAGCAGAACGGCGTCATAGCCGCCTGCGGTCACAGCAAAAGCATCGCTGACCAGCGTTTGGGCGGCCAGCCCGGTGCGGGCCAGATTCTCGGTCAGCCGCGTCATCCGCTTTTCCGACAGATCGACAGCGGTGACATCGGCACCACCGGCTGCCAGCTGCAAGGTCTTGCCACCCGGTGCGGCACAAAGATCCAGCACCCGCAGGCCGGTCACATCGCCCAGCAATTTGACGGGTATCGCGGCGGCGGCATCCTGCACCCACCAATCGCCCGCGTCATAGCCGGCAAGGCCGGACACCTGTCCCGCCTGCGCCAGCCGCAATGTGCCATTCGGCAGCACCACGCCGCCCAAAGCGGCGGCCAAGGCTGCGGGATCGCCTTTCGTGGTCAGATCCAGCGGCGCGCCTGCGAAATGCGCGGATTCCATCCCTGCCACGGCATCACGGCCCCAAGCGGCGACCAGCGGTTGACGCAGCCAACCGGGGGTCAGCGGGACGGGGCGTTTGGCCCAAGCCTCTGGCCCCTCATCCGCGATACGGCGCAGGACGGCATTGACCAGCCCTTTCATCGTCTGGCTGCGTTTGTTGCGCGCGACGATTTCGACATAGGCGTTCACCACGCCATATGCGGCCTCGCCCTGCATCAATTCGATCAGCCCCAGCCGCAGCGCGTTCATCACATGATCACCGGGCGGTTTTTTCAGATAGGGTTTCAGCATCCGGTCGGCCCGGTCCAGCCCGCGCAGCGCATCCGTAGCCAGCCGCTGCGCACGCGCGCGGTCGTCAGGCGCCAGCTGCGCCAGCGCACCGCCTGCGATCAATTCGGCCATCAGGCGGCCCTCGGTGGTGATCTGCATCAGCAGGTGATGGGCGCTGCGGCGCGGCAGCAGGCCGGATTGGTCCATGGGTAAACTCTTGAAGCTGGGTGAGGGCGGCGTATATCAAAGCATGACCGCCGACAAGGACAGCGCCATGCCCCAAGACGCCCCCAAAGACCTGCCCCCCGCCGCCCAACGCGCCTTGGCCGAAGCCGCCGAACGCCGCAAGGCTGCGAAACTTGACCTGCCGCCTGAATTGGGCGGGCGCGACGGGCCAGAACCCGTGCGCTATGGCGATTGGGAAAAAAAGGGCATCGCGATCGATTTCTAACTGGTTTCTGATCGTCGTCCCTGTTGCCGCCACACCACCGTTTCTTGGCTTTTATCCAGACGATATTGTCGGTTGGCTGATTT from Yoonia vestfoldensis encodes the following:
- a CDS encoding DUF1674 domain-containing protein; translation: MTADKDSAMPQDAPKDLPPAAQRALAEAAERRKAAKLDLPPELGGRDGPEPVRYGDWEKKGIAIDF
- a CDS encoding RsmB/NOP family class I SAM-dependent RNA methyltransferase translates to MDQSGLLPRRSAHHLLMQITTEGRLMAELIAGGALAQLAPDDRARAQRLATDALRGLDRADRMLKPYLKKPPGDHVMNALRLGLIELMQGEAAYGVVNAYVEIVARNKRSQTMKGLVNAVLRRIADEGPEAWAKRPVPLTPGWLRQPLVAAWGRDAVAGMESAHFAGAPLDLTTKGDPAALAAALGGVVLPNGTLRLAQAGQVSGLAGYDAGDWWVQDAAAAIPVKLLGDVTGLRVLDLCAAPGGKTLQLAAGGADVTAVDLSEKRMTRLTENLARTGLAAQTLVSDAFAVTAGGYDAVLLDAPCSATGTIRRHPDLPYAKDGSEFGALIAQQEALIDHALTLLRPGGRLVYCTCSLLPDEGEVQIEEALARHPGLRVLPPAMAGLDPAWITEEAGLRLRPDYWPDQGGMDGFYIAVLTKPA
- a CDS encoding heparinase II/III family protein, which encodes MAKHPTWRGRIAAYGDRHHARRAGRASVTTQFTQPPEPRQIGSPISGQHLVAGKFLVLGVRVSAPELAIWDLAPQRADVMAEVHRCDWLADLAALGDAPARAKAQDWVQDWISRFGAGNGPGWQVGITARRLDHWTRHSDFLLRKQDPAAKAAFMQSLARQALFLTRRWQRAGDDIGILARMIHLGLMLKGMAGPVDQITGALAAACSTQVDAQGGIASRNPAQLAAVLSDLVDSRDILSVCNRSVPTEITDAIARIVPVLRGLRHADGGLARFHGGGRGAAGQLDAALAGSGVKTPATGQTAMGFARLTGGRSTLIIDAAAPPTGAASRDAHASTLGFELTSGRRPLIVNCGSGARFGDDWRRASRATPSHATLGLDGLSSSDLGDASDDWLTGVPSLVRAETRSDDSGARLELSHNGYQPTHGLTHARLLHLSLDGRSLTGEDLLTTLSPEDETRFDHVFDQSLRAGIRFAIRFHLHPDVTCTANSDGSMVSLGLKSGEIWVFRHDSAAQLSINPSVYLENGQLKPRAAQQVVLSGSALPYATRVRWSLAKADDTPLAVRDLAFEAPLGTAE